From the Candidatus Pelagibacter sp. IMCC9063 genome, the window TATTTGTCATAAAAAGCAAGAAATAGCTCAAAAAATGAAAAAAATTTACTAATTGTAGGTTGTGTGTGTATCTTGAATTGTATAATTTTTTTCGTCTGACTCTAAACTCTAAATTAATAAATGAGTTTGTTATTTTTTCTATAGTCTTTTATTTTAGCCGCATTCTTAAAAAAGCTTATTTTTTTGTTAGTGTAGCCCCCTTGTTTAAGGCAAAAATCGATTTTTGAATTTTGAGCTGCATGATAATCATGTTCACTATCTCCTACGAACAGGGCATCTTTTTTATTTATCTTAAATTTTTTTACCACATTGTTTAATACACTTGGATGAGGTTTTTTAAATTTAAAAGTGTCTCCGCCTGCTACAAAATCAAAATATTTTTTTAAATCAGATTTTTGTAATACAATTTTAGTTAACTTTTCTAACTTATTGGAACACACTGCTAGTTTATAATTTTTTTGTAATTTATTTAATAAGTTTTTAATACCAGGATAAGGCTTGGACTTTACATAAACGTTTTTTTTATAATAAGAAAAAAAATAATCATACATATCTTGTTTTTGCTGGTTACTGGCTTTTACTTTTTGCATAGCTAATGATTTTATAATATTGCCCATAATTCCCTGGCCAATAATACTTTTTACCTTGTGGTAACTAATAGTTTTATAACCAAATTTTTGCAGGGTAAGATTGTTAGCTATTAAAATATCTGTTTGAGAATCAACTAAAGTTCCATCCAAATCAAATATAATTAGCTTCTTTTTTTTTAGATCCATTACAAAAACTTAATTTTTTTGGAATCTAAGAACATAGTTATTTTTTCTTTTGGATAGTAAATTTTTTTATCTACCTCATGCAAAGTATCAATAACTAAGGAATGATTTTTAACATTCACAACATACCTTACAATATTTCCAAGAAATTCCTGGTTTTCAACCGTACCCTCAAACTCTTCCAATGATAATCCTCTTAATCCCAATGAATTGTTCTTATTTTCCAAATATAAATTTTGAGGTCTTAATAAAACAGAAGTTCCCTTTGCATCTGCACCAATGCCCTTGATTACCATTCCATTCTTGCTCGTAAAGACAGAATTTTGAAATTCTCCTTCTATTACGTTGGTTGTTCCAAGAAAATTAGCTACGAATGCATTGGTTGGATTGTTATACAAATCTACGGGTCTACCCATTTGCTGGACTATTCCTTCATTGAAAATTGCCAAGTTGGTGGACATGGCATTAGCTTCTTCTTGGTCATGGGTAACAAAAATCGTTGTGATATCTAACTTGTGATGAAGTTCTAACAATTCTTTTCTCATCTGAACTCTTAGTTTGGCATCTAAATTAGAAAGTGGCTCATCAAGAAGTAAAACTTTTGGTTTCACAACTAATGTTCTAGCCAGTGCAACTCTTTGCTGCTGTCCACCAGATAGCTGGTAAGGATATCTTTTGCTCAATCCATCCAGGTCTACTAGCTCCAAAACTTCAGCTACTCTTGTTTCTATTTCTTTGCTATTAATTTTTTTTTCTTCTAAACCAAAACTAATATTTTTATAAACAGTCATATGGGGCCACAAAGCATAGTTTTGAAAGACCATTCCCACATCTCGTTCCCATGGATTCAAACTGCTAACCTCCTGACCTCCAATAAAAACTTCTCCTGATTGAGATTTTTCAAACCCAGCAATCAATCGCAACAAAGTAGTCTTGCCACATCCTGAAGGTCCTAAAAAAGTATAAAAATCTTTATTGTCGATACTAAGATTGACGTCTTTTAAAACATGGTTTGAACCATAAGACACATTAATATTTTTTATTTCAATTATTGAATCGCTCATTAGTCTATCTTAGCCTCCATCCCTCTTTGTTTGTAGTTTTTTTCTATAATTAATTGAGAAAGATATGTTCCTGCAGTTACAATTAAAACTCCGATCACACCAAAACCAGCACCAGGACCTCTTCCTGCGGCTGTTTGCATGTAAGAATAGATTGCATAAGCTAAAGGTGCATCCGTTTCTGTAGATACCAACATAATAGTTGCTGATAACTCGACAGTGGCTGTTGAGAAACTAGTAATAAACCCTGCAAGCAATCCACCCATCATCAAAGGAATTAATATTTTTCTAAAAATCGTGGTTTTTTTTGCTCCCAATGTTTCAGCGGACTCTTCTAAATATTTGCTTATTTGCATTAAGACTGCGTTGCAAGCTCTCAAGGCATAAGGAAGTCTTCGCACAGCTAAAATAATGACAATCATAAACCACCAAGAAGCTAATGGTTTGTCATTCCATGGTAAATTAACTGAATAGAAAGTCCTTAAATAACCAATACCCAAAACAAGGCCTGGGATCGCAAGCGCGCTCATAGCAATATAATCTAAAAGCTGCCTTCCTACAAACTTCGTTCTTAAGACAATGTAAGAAATAAAAAATGCTAGCACAATATCGATCAATGCTGCAATGGAACAATACAGCATGGTGTTTTTAATAAAGACACTATTTTCAAATACAGCTTTATAGTGACTAAAAGTGAATGCGTCTGGCAAAATACTAAATGACCAAACAGTTCCAAAGGATAAAAGAGCCAAAGCAATATGGGGGGATAAAACTAAAAACAAAATAAGAAATACTACCGAATAAGCAAAAAACTTTTGATGAGGTAAAAAATTTCTTTTGACCATACCACCACCACCTTTTTGCAGCATAGAATAATCTTTTCCTCCCAGCGCTAGTTTTGCGACCCAAACCGCAGCGACTGAAGTTAATACTAAAATCACACCAATCACATAACCCATAGGATCGTTGATTCCGATAGAGGAAATTCTAAGATAGGCCTGTGGAGCTAACATATTATTTACATCTA encodes:
- a CDS encoding ABC transporter ATP-binding protein, whose product is MSDSIIEIKNINVSYGSNHVLKDVNLSIDNKDFYTFLGPSGCGKTTLLRLIAGFEKSQSGEVFIGGQEVSSLNPWERDVGMVFQNYALWPHMTVYKNISFGLEEKKINSKEIETRVAEVLELVDLDGLSKRYPYQLSGGQQQRVALARTLVVKPKVLLLDEPLSNLDAKLRVQMRKELLELHHKLDITTIFVTHDQEEANAMSTNLAIFNEGIVQQMGRPVDLYNNPTNAFVANFLGTTNVIEGEFQNSVFTSKNGMVIKGIGADAKGTSVLLRPQNLYLENKNNSLGLRGLSLEEFEGTVENQEFLGNIVRYVVNVKNHSLVIDTLHEVDKKIYYPKEKITMFLDSKKIKFL
- a CDS encoding HAD family hydrolase: MDLKKKKLIIFDLDGTLVDSQTDILIANNLTLQKFGYKTISYHKVKSIIGQGIMGNIIKSLAMQKVKASNQQKQDMYDYFFSYYKKNVYVKSKPYPGIKNLLNKLQKNYKLAVCSNKLEKLTKIVLQKSDLKKYFDFVAGGDTFKFKKPHPSVLNNVVKKFKINKKDALFVGDSEHDYHAAQNSKIDFCLKQGGYTNKKISFFKNAAKIKDYRKNNKLIY
- a CDS encoding ABC transporter permease, coding for MFKNLFLKSTAIFIGLFLFIFLAVPIVQVFYVSFLDQNGHFTFLNFYDFFQSALFIESLYNSFYVASMSVILASFFAIPLAYFTARFNFKGSVLIQSLGFIPLIMPPFVGAVAMKLLFGTNGSVNLMLDQWFGFKIPFMEGLNGVIFVESIHYFPFILINLISSLNNIDRTMEESAQTLGAKGFRLFRRIVLPLSMPGYIAGASLVFLKVFDDLGTPLLLDVNNMLAPQAYLRISSIGINDPMGYVIGVILVLTSVAAVWVAKLALGGKDYSMLQKGGGGMVKRNFLPHQKFFAYSVVFLILFLVLSPHIALALLSFGTVWSFSILPDAFTFSHYKAVFENSVFIKNTMLYCSIAALIDIVLAFFISYIVLRTKFVGRQLLDYIAMSALAIPGLVLGIGYLRTFYSVNLPWNDKPLASWWFMIVIILAVRRLPYALRACNAVLMQISKYLEESAETLGAKKTTIFRKILIPLMMGGLLAGFITSFSTATVELSATIMLVSTETDAPLAYAIYSYMQTAAGRGPGAGFGVIGVLIVTAGTYLSQLIIEKNYKQRGMEAKID